One window of Oncorhynchus tshawytscha isolate Ot180627B unplaced genomic scaffold, Otsh_v2.0 Un_contig_3229_pilon_pilon, whole genome shotgun sequence genomic DNA carries:
- the LOC121845278 gene encoding vegetative cell wall protein gp1-like, which yields MDPLDPPAGPLSDRTTPPRTGPSQDRAGPPSGPPRVDGPSQNRVDGPPEWMDPCSVDPCRWTPQSGWTPQLQNRVDGPLFRTEWMDPLSRVDGPLFSTEWMDPPEQSGWTPQWMDPCSRVDGPLFSTEWMDPPRVDGPLFRVDGPLFSTEWMDPCSEWMDPCSEWMDGPLFRVDGPLFRVDGPLFRVDGPLFRVDGPLFRVDPCSEWMDPCSEWMDPPEWMDPCSEWMDPCSEWMDPPCSEWMDPCSEWMDPQWMDPCSEWMDPPPQLDTPPSGPPPLDPPPPATPSPEWMDPTTLWMDPPPVDGPPSPSYTLSEPPPPLPPSWTPLFRVDHPPQSGATPSHPPPSHTLSEPPPPPPWMDPPSHHPSPATLPPPSPSYTPQLPLSATPPPPAHPSEPPPPPAIPSPSHHPLPQLHPLRATPPPPTPPPPSPSYTLSEPPPPPPAIPSPSHHPSPSYTLSEPPPPPPHPSEPPPPPASSEPPPQLPSPAIPPSHPPPQHPLRATLRATPPPATPPSTPPPQPPPPPSHPPPSYTLSEPPPPPPPSYTLSEPPPLPPSPPPASHPTLRATTPLPQLHPLRATTPPPATPSPSHPLPQLPPPPSPQPPPPATPPEPPPLPQLYPLRATTPPPAPSHTPPRATTPPPATPSPSHHPLPQLHPL from the coding sequence ATGGACCCCCTGGACCCCCCAGCTGGACCCCTGTCAGACAGAACCACCCCCCCCAGAACTGGACCCTCTCAGGACAGAGCTGGACCCCCCTCTGGACCCCCCAGAGTGGATGGACCCTCTCAGAACAGAGTGGATGGACCCCCAGAGTGGATGGACCCCTGTTCAGTGGACCCCTGTCGATGGACCCCCCAGAGTGGATGGACCCCCCAGCTACAGAACAGAGTGGATGGACCCCTGTTCAGAACAGAGTGGATGGACCCCCTCTCCAGAGTGGATGGACCCCTGTTCAGTACAGAGTGGATGGACCCCCCAGAACAGAGTGGATGGACCCCCCAGTGGATGGACCCCTGTTCCAGAGTGGATGGACCCCTGTTCAGTACAGAGTGGATGGACCCCCCCAGAGTGGATGGACCCCTGTTCAGAGTGGATGGACCCCTGTTCAGTACAGAGTGGATGGACCCCTGTTCAGAGTGGATGGACCCCTGTTCAGAGTGGATGGATGGACCCCTGTTCAGAGTGGATGGACCCCTGTTCAGAGTGGATGGACCCCTGTTCAGAGTGGATGGACCCCTGTTCAGAGTGGATGGACCCCTGTTCAGAGTGGACCCCTGTTCAGAGTGGATGGACCCCTGTTCAGAGTGGATGGACCCCCCAGAGTGGATGGACCCCTGTTCAGAGTGGATGGACCCCTGTTCAGAGTGGATGGACCCCCCCTGTTCAGAGTGGATGGACCCCTGTTCAGAGTGGATGGACCCCCAGTGGATGGACCCCTGTTCAGAGTGGAtggacccccccccccagctGGACACCCCTCCGAGTGGACCACCCCCCCTGGACCCCCCTCCCCCAGCTACACCCTCTCCAGAGTGGATGGACCCCACCACCCTCTGGATGGACCCCCCCCCAGTGGATGGACCCCCCTCCCCCAGCTATACCCTCTCTGAGccaccaccccccctcccccccagctGGACACCCCTGTTCCGAGTGGACCACCCCCCCCAGAGTGGAGCCACCCCTAGCCACCCCCCCCCCAGCCACACCCTCTCCGAGccaccaccccctcccccctgGATGGACCCCCCCagccaccacccctccccagccaccctcccccccccctcccccagctaCACCCCCCAGCTACCCCTCTCcgccaccccccctcccccagcacACCCCTCCGAGCCACCCCCTCCCCCAGCTATACCCTCTCCGAGccaccaccccctcccccagCTACACCCTCTCCGagccaccccccctccccccacccccccacccccctcccccagctACACCCTCTCCGAgccaccacccccccccccagctaTACCCTCTCCGagccaccacccctcccccagcTATACCCTCTCTGAGccaccaccccctcccccccacccctccgAGCCACCCCCTCCCCCAGCTAGCTCCGAGCCACCCCCCCAGCTCCCCTCCCCAGCTATACCCCCCAGCCACCCCCCTCCCCAGCACCCTCTCCGAGCCACTCTCCGAGCCACCCCCCCCCCAGCTACACCCCCCAGCACCCCCCCTCCCCAGCCACCACCCCCTCCGAGCCACCCCCCCCCCAGCTATACCCTCTCCgagccacccccaccccccccccccagctaCACCCTCTCCGAgccaccacccctccccccctccccccccccagcTAGCCACCCCACCCTCCGAGccaccacccccctcccccagctACACCCTCTCCGagccaccacccctcccccagcTACACCCTCTCCGAGCCACCCCCTCCCCCAGCTACCACCCCCTCCGAGCCCCCAGCCCCCTCCCCCAGCTACACCACCAGagccaccacccctcccccagcTATACCCTCTCCGagccaccacccctcccccagcTCCGAGCCACACCCCTCCCCGagccaccacccctcccccagcTACACCCTCTCCGAGccaccaccccctcccccagCTACACCCTCTCTGA